The DNA window CGAGCTGTCCATCGTCGTGATCGACGAGGACGCCATGGCCGAGCTGCACGAGAAGTGGATGGGCGAGCCAGGCCCGACCGACGTGCTCGCCTTCCCGATGGACGAGCTGCGGCCCGGCGGAGGCGCGCGCGGCGACTCCGAGAGCCCGGCCGACCCGGCGCTCCTCGGCGACGTCGTGCTCTGCCCGCAGGTGGCCGCCCGGCAGGCCGAGGAGGCCGGCCACGCCACCGCCGACGAGCTGGAGCTGCTGTGCACGCACGGCATCCTCCACCTCCTCGGCTACGACCACGCGGAGCCGGAGGAGCACAAGGAGATGTTCGGGCTCCAGTCCCAGCTCCTGGAGTCATGGCAGGAGGTGCGCAACCCGCGGTGAACGTGCCCTGGTTGCTCCTGGCCATCGCCCTCGTGATCATCGGTGGCCTGATCGCCAGTGAGGAGACGGCGCTGACGCGCATCTCCCGCGTCCGGGCCGAGGAGTTCGTCCGCGAGGGCCGGCGGGGGGCGCGGCGGCTGCAGGCCATCGTGACCGACCCGCCGCGCTATCTCAACCTGCTCCTGCTGCTGCGGCTGAGCTGCGAGCTGGTGGCCACCGTCATCGCCACGCTGCTGTTCATCGACGTCATGGAGGACCAGGGCTGGGCGTACGTCTGGGCCGCGGTCGTGATGATCGTGATCAGCTACGTGGTGGTCGGGGTCATGCCCCGCACGCTGGGCCGCCAGCACGCCGAGCCGGTCGCGCTGGCCGGAGCGCCGGTCGTCTACGGGCTCACCCGCATCTTCGGCCCGCTGCCCAAGCTGCTCATCCTGCTCGGCAACGCGCTCACGCCCGGCAAGGGGTTCCGCGACGGCCCGTTCACCTCGGAGGCCGAGCTGCGCGACCTGGTCGACCTGGCCGAGGAGCGCCGGGTGATCGAGCCCGACGAGCGCGAGATGATCCACTCGGTGTTCGAGCTGGGCGACACGCTGGTGCGCGAGGTCATGGTGCCCCGCACCGACATGGTCTACATCGAGCGCGGCAAGACGATCAGCCAGGCGCTGTCGCTGGCGCTGCGCAGCGGGTTCTCCCGCATCCCGGTCGTGGGCGAGAACGAGGACGACGTCGTCGGCATCGCCTACCTCAAGGACATCGCCCGCAAGATCCACGAGTCGGGCGAGGGCGGCGGCAAGGAGCCGGTCGAGACCATCATGCGGCCGGCCGCGTACGTGCCGGAGAGCAAGCCCATCGACCAGCTCATGCGCGAGATGCAGGCCCGGCAGATCCACATCGCCATCGTCATCGACGAGTACGGCGGCACCGCCGGCCTGGTCACCATCGAGGACGTCCTGGAGGAGATCGTCGGCGAGATCACCGACGAGTACGACCAGGAGGCCCCCCGCGTGGAGCGGGTCCCCGACGGCGCCCTGCGGGTCACCGCCCGGATGCCGGTCGACGAGCTGGGCGAGCTGTTCGACACCGAGATCGAGGTCGACGACGTGGAGACCGTCGGCGGCCTGCTGGCCCACGCCCTCGGCCGGGTGCCCATCGCGGGGTCCCACGCGGAGGTGGCCGGGCTGTCGCTGACCGCGGAGACACTGGCCGGCCGGCGCAACCGCATCAGCACGGTCGTCGTACGCCGCCTGACCCGCCACGAGGCGGACGAGGAGTCCGTCCCGGCGAGCGCGGCGGGGCAGGAGTAGGGCGGCGAGGGCTGCTCGCAAGCGATCTACAAGTTTTCTGCAAGCACCCTCCGGCACTCTCTGAAGCACGACATCCAGTGCGGTGGGTGTCAAGGGGGAGACGTCCGAACGCCGGGTGGGGTTCGCGGCGGGAGGACGACTCCAGGGGGGACGACAGCGTCCCGGCCGGGCTGCCGGCTGAGACGCTGATCGGCGTAAAGGGTGTTCTCGTCCGGTGCAGACCGGATGAGGACACCCTTTTTGCGCGTCGCGGAGATCCCCATGGGAGCTGACAGGGAATTTTCCGCGCCAGGGGGAATCATGAGACGAAGACAGGGGACCGTCGCCGCGGCCCTGCTCGCCGGAGTGCTCACCACGGTGCTCGCGGGCGCGCTGGCCGGCTGCGGCGGCGGTGGCGGGGAGAGCTTCATCGACCCGCGCGCGATGGCACAGCTGCGCGAGGCGCTCCGCAAGGAGCCCAGCCTGCCCGACGGCTTCACCGCCCGGCCCGACCAGGCGTGGCGGATGCCGTTCGGCCCGGCGCAGCGCAGTTGCAGGGAGCTGCTGGAACCGGCCGGCGGGCACGCGCCCGGCCAGGCGCTCACCGCGCAGGCCGCGGTCAGCTACCAGGGCGACGGGCTGGGGGAACAGGCCGGGGTGGGACTCGCCCGGTACGCCGGCGGTGAGGCCGGCGCCCACCTCGACGCGCTGGACAGGGCCCGCAGATCGTGCCGGGAGGTGCGTACCTCGTCGGGGACCGACCTGTGGCTGAGCGAGCTGCCCGCGGAGGCCGCCGGGCGCGAGGCCGTCGGCGCGCGCCTGCAGGGACGGCTGCACGGGTATCCGTACGCGCTGGACGTGGTCTTCTCCCGGGTGGGCGACACGCTCGTGTCGGTGGTGCACACGGGCATGAACGACGTGGACCCGGCACGCACCCGGCAGGTGGTCGACGCGGCCATGGAGATGGCCGGCGCCTAATCTAGAGCGCGTGACTCTCGATCCTGAAGACAGCAAGATCATCACCTTGGCGCGGGCGGCGCGGGCGCGCAACGGCTCGGCCGAGGGCGCCGCGGTGCGTGACGAGACCGGGCGCACGTACGCGGCGACCGACGTCAAGCTGGCCGCGCTCTCACTCTCGGCCGTCCAGGTGGCGGTGGGCATGGCGATCTCCAGCGGCGCGCGGTCCCTGGAGGCGGTCGCGCTCGTGAGCGAGGGCGAGCCGGGCGACGGCGACCGGGCCGTGGCCGCCGAGCTGGGCGTGCCGTCGCTGCTCGTGGCCGGCCCCGACGGCACGCTGCGGAGCTGACATGCCGATGTCCCCGTTCCTCGCCAGGCTGCGCGAGAAGGTGGGCGGCGAGCTGCTCATGCTGCCCGCGGTGACCGGGTTCGTCTTCGACGCGGCCGGACGGCTGCTGGTGGCCCGGCACGGCGACGTGGGCGTGTGGGCGGCGCCCGGCGGCGGCGTCGACCCCGACGAACGCCCCCAGGCCGCCGTGGCGCGCGAGCTGCGCGAGGAGCTGGGCGTCGAGATCGAGGTACGCGGCCTGATCGGCGTCTACGGCGGCCCCGAGTTCCGCGTCCACTACCCCAACGGCCACCAGGTCGGCTACGTCAACGCCGGCTACGCCTGCGTGATCGTCTCGGGCGAGCCCGAGCCCGACGGCGACGAGATCACCGGGTGCCGCTGGGTGCGCGAGGAGGAGCTGGCCGGACTCGTCACCAGCGCCTGGATGCCGCTGGTGGCGCCCGAGGCGTTCGCCTGGTGGCGTGAACACGCCCGCCGATAGGACAGAATGCAGGGGTGACTTCGCCAGACAGCCATCGCGCCGGATTCGCCTGCTTCGTGGGCAGGCCGAACGTCGGCAAGTCCACGCTGATGAACGCCCTGGTCGGCGCGAAGGTGGCGATCACCTCGTCCAAGCCCCAGACCACCCGGCGCGCCATCAGGGGCATCGTGCACCGTCCCGACGCCCAGCTCGTGATCGTGGACACCCCCGGCCTGCACCGCCCGCGCACGCTGCTCGGCGAGCGGCTGGACAGCCTGGTGCTGTCCACGCTGACCGAGGTGGACGTGATCGGCTTCTGCGTGCCGGCCAACGAGCCGATCGGCAAGGGCGACCGGTTCATCGCCGACAAGCTGTCGGCGGTGAAGAAGACGCCGGTCGTGGCCGTGGTCACCAAGTGCGACCTGGCCTCGCGCGACCAGATCGCCGAGCAGCTGCTCGCGGTGTCGCAGATCGCGGAGTTCGCCGACGTGGTGCCGGTCTCGGCGCAGTCCGGCGAGCAGCTCGACGTCGTCGGCGACGTGCTGATCAAGCACCTGCCGGAGTCGCCGCCCCTCTACGAGGACGGCACCCTCACCGACGAGCCCGAGCAGGTGCTGGTCGGCGAGCTGATCAGGGAGGCGGCGCTGGAGGGCGTGCGCGACGAGCTGCCGCACTCCATCGCCGTGGTCGTCGACGAGATGCTGCCCCGCGAGGGGCGCGACGACCTGCTCGACATCTACGCCCACATGTTCGTCGAACGGCCCTCGCAGAAGGCCATCGTCATCGGGCACAAGGGTGAGCGGCTGCGCGACGTGGGCACCAAGGCCCGCAAGCAGATCGAGGCGCTGCTCGGCACCCGCGTCTACCTCGACCTGCGCATCAGCGTGGCCAAGGACTGGCAGCGCGACCCCAAGCAGCTGCGCCGCCTCGGCTTCTACGACTGAGCGCCGGGCCTGGCCCTCCTGACCAGCGCCAGCACCCCGAGCACGACGAGCGCGAGCGCGCAGGCCAGCGTGGCGAACCAGCCGGCCCTGATCACCGGCGTGACCGACAGCAGGCCGAGGTCCACCGAGACGCGGTCCCGCAGGCCGTCCCCCTGGAGCTGGAACATCAGGGTGGCGGCCACCGCCACCCCGCCGGGCAGCACGGCCAGGGCGGCGAGACGCGGATGGGCCAGCAGCCCGGCCAGCCCGCAGGCGAGCGCCACCAGCCCGGCCAGCAGCGTGGAGACGCCGAGCCCGTCGTCGATGCCGCGCACGTCGCCGGAGACCCCGGCGCCGAGCAGGCCGATCCTGGCCTCGACACCGGCCCAGGGCAGGATCGCACAGAACACGAGGAGCGCCGCGACGGCGGCCACGGCCAGCGGGTAACCGCGGCCGGGGCGGCGGGCGAGCTGCAGGTCTTCGGCCACACGATCAGGGTATGCCGGGCCGCGCGCCACGGCCACGGCCTGCGACAGTGTCGTCACCATCTCCGGACATCGCCCGCTCCGGGTCGCCCGACTCTCCCCGCTCACCATCTCCTGGCATCGCCGCCCCCTCCGCGTCTCCGGACGCCGCGCGCTCGCCGCGTTCCAGGCGGGAGCGCAGCTCCACGGCGTCCGCGGCGAGGGCCGACACCACCGTGCCGGACGCCGCCAGCGGCAGCACCGCGAGCCCGTCGGACACCAGTGGCTCCTTCGCGGTGGCGGTGAGGAACGTGGTGCCGAGGCAGCGCGCCCCGTCCAGCACCGCAGGGGAGGCGTCGAGGCCGGGGTCGCCGAGCGTGAGCTCCTGCCGCAGCAGCGGGCGGCCGGCGAGCGTGGCGTCGAAGCGGGTGCGGCAGCGGCCGGGCCGTTCGCCGTGCCGGCCGAGCACGATCTCCTCGCGCCACAGCACGCTCGCCTCCGGCTCCAGCTCCAGGCGGACGACCAGCCGGTGCGCGCAGCCGGCGGCGAGCACCGTCGGCTCCGGGACGAACCGGAGCCGCGCGCCCGCGCCGACCCGGGCGGTGACCAGCAGCTCCGACTCGCCGGTGCCGGGCAGGACCAGCGTGCTCGCCACCGACGCCAGCTCCAGCGTCGTACGGGGAGCGACGTCCAGGTCCAGCCACAGGCGGTCACCGCCGAGCGGCCCGGCCGCCGTCGAGACCAGGTGCACGGTGTGCGGGCCGGTCTGGCGCAGCGTCAACGGCGGCGCCGAGGCCACCCGCCGCAGCACCGTCCGCCCGTCCGGCCCGAGAGCCGTCGCCAGAGCCGCCGCCGCCCGCATCCCGGCCCAGGGCCCAGGCGCGCCTTCCCCGGACGGCGCACAGGGCCGCGTGGCGGGCATCAGGGGGCTGGGGTCGCGTGGGTGTGGGACCAGGCGGTGACCTGGTCGTTCACCCAGGTCGCGACCGCCGTGGCCGAGGGCTGTTCGCGGATCGAGGTGAACAGGACCGGGCGGTCGCCGCGTACGGCGGCGGCGTCGCGATCCATCACGCCGAGGTCGGCGCCCACCATCGGCGCCAGGTCCGTCTTGTTGATCACCAGCAGGTCGGCGGTGGTGACGCCGGGCCCGCCCTTGCGCGGCACCTTGTCGCCGCCCGACACGTCCAGGACGAAGATCTGCCGGTCGGCGAGCCCGCGGCTGAAGGTGGCGGTGAGGTTGTCGCCGCCGCTCTCCACGATGACGAGGTCGAGCGGCCCGAACCGGTCCTCCAGCGTCTCGACGGCGTCGAGGTTGGCCGCGATGTCGTCGCGGATGGCGGTGTGCGGGCAGCAGCCGGTCTCGACGGCGAGGATGCGCTCGGGGTCGAGCACGCCCGCCCGGCGCAGGAAGTCGGCGTCCTCGGTGGTGTAGATGTCGTTGGTCACCACGCCCAGGGACATGGCGGGCCCGAGCGTACGGCACAGCGCGGCCACCAGGGCCGTCTTGCCGCTGCCCACGGGGCCGCCCACGCCGAGGCGCAGCGCCCGGCCGTGGCCGTCGGGAGCGTGGTGATGGTCGTCGTGACGGGCGCCCATGGGAGGGTCCTTCCTAGGAGACGAACAGCCGGACCTCGGCCCTGGCGTGCTGCTCGGCCAGCAGGTCCAGGGCCGGGGCCGAGCACGCGGGCAACTCCGCCCAGGAGCCGGGCGAACGGGAGCCGGGCGGGCGGGAGCGCTCGGCCACCGCCGCGAGGTCGGGGCCGAGGCCGGCGAGCAGGGCGTGCACGGCGACCGGGTCCAGTCCGAGCAGCCGGACCGCCGCCGTGGCCGGGCCGCTGACCGCGTGGTACGCCGCCGCCAGCGCCGCCTCCCCTGCCGTGGCCCCGGCGGCGTGCGCGGCCACGCCGAGCGCGACCGGATGGTGCGGGCTCGGCGTCCGCCGCGCCAGCTCCTCCAGCGCCTCGGCCGGCCACACCCGGCGGGCGACCCGCAGCAGCAGGCGGCCCTGGGTGCGGGACGCCGCGCGCTGGGCGGGGGAGGCGGTGCGGGCGTCGGCCTCCTCGTCCAGCAGCTCCCACGCGGGACGCTCGTCCACGGCCGCGGCGCACGCGGCGGCGGCGAGGGCGGCGGCGAGCGCGCCCGCCGTGCGCAGGCGGCCCCGCAGGAACCGCTCCAGCGACGGCACGTCGTGCACCGCCCCCGACGCGATCGCCCGCTCGGCGCCGCCGGAGTGCGCGTGGCCGCCCGCCGGCAGGCGGGAGTCGGCGAGCATCAGCAGACCCGGGCTCAGCATGGCGTCATCAGAACAGGAAGTACCGCTGTGCCATGGGCAGGCGTACGGCCGGGGCGGGCTCGATCAGCTCGCCGTCGACGCGCACCTCGAACGTGTCGGCCGCCACCTCGATCCTGGGCAGGGCGTCGTTGAGCGGCATGGCGGCCTTGCCACGCCGGCGTACGTCGGCGACCGGCGCGAGCCGCCGCCGCACGTCGAGCCGGTCGGCGAGCCCCGACTCCAGTGCCGCCGGCGCCACGAAGTGCAGCGAGGTGGCCGCGGCGGTGACCGGCGAGGCGCCGAACATGGGCCGCGGCAGCACCGGCTGCGGCGTCGGGATGGAGGCGTTGGCGTCGCCCATCTGCGCCCAGGCGACCACGCCGCCCTTGAGCACGAGGTCCGGCTTGACGCCGAAGAACGCCGGGTCCCACAGGACGAGGTCGGCGAGCTTGCCGCGTTCGACGGAGCCGACCTCGCCGTCGAGGCCGTGGGCGACGGCCGGGCAGATGGTGTATTTGGCGACGTAGCGGCGGGCCCGCAGGTTGTCGGCGGGGCCGTCGCCGAGCGCGCCGCGGCGGGCCTTCATGACGTGCGCGGTCTGCCAGGTGCGGATGACGGTCTCGCCGATGCGGCCCATGGCCTGCGAGTCGGAGCCGATCATCGAGATCGCGCCCATGTCGTGCAGCACGTCCTCGGCGGCCATCGTGGTGGGCCGGATGCGCGACTCGGCGAAGGCGAGGTCCTCGGGGATCGACGGGTTGAGATGGTGGCAGACCATCAGCATGTCGAGGTGCTCGTCGAGCGTGTTGACGGTGTGCGGCCGGGTGGGGTTGGTGGAGGAGGGCAGCACGTTGGGGTAGGCGGCGACGCGGATGATGTCGGGGGCGTGGCCGCCGCCCGCGCCCTCGGTGTGGTAGGCGTGGATCACGCGGTCGCCGATGGCGTCGAGCGTGGACTCGACGAAGCCGGCCTCGTTCAGCGTGTCGGTGTGGATCGTCACCTGCACGCCGGTCGCGTCGGCCACCCTCAGGCAGGCGTCGATGGCGGCCGGGGTGGTGCCCCAGTCCTCGTGCAGCTTGAAGCCCGAGGCTCCGGCCCGCACCTGCTCCATCAGGCCCTCGCCGCTGACGGTGTTGCCCTTGCCGAGCAGCGCGAAGTTCAGCGGGTAGGCGTCGAGCGACTCCAGCATGCGGCCGAGGTACCAGGCGCCGGTCACGGTGGTGGCCTTGGTGCCGTCCACGGGGCCGGTGCCGCCGCCGACGACCGTGGTGACGCCGGACCCGATGGCCTCGCCGAGGAGCTGCGGGCAGATCAGGTGGACGTGCGAGTCGACGGCCCCGGCGGTCAGGATCTTGCCGTTGCCGGACAGGATCTCGGTGGACGGGCCGATGACGAGGTCGATGCCGTCCATGGTGTCGGGGTTGCCGGCCTTGCCGAGGCCGTGGATCCGGCCGTCGCGGATGCCGACGTCGGCCTTGACCACGCCCCAGTGGTCGAGGATGACCGCGCCGGTGATGACGAGGTCCATGGCGCCCTCGGCGCGGGTGGCGCGGGCCTGCCCCATGGACTCGCGGATGACCTTGCCGCCGCCGAACACGGCCTCGTCGCCGGCGCCCGCGGGGCCCATCGACAGGTCCTCGGTGACCTCGATGAACAGGTCGGTGTCGGCCAGCCGGACGCGGTCGCCGGTGGTGGGGCCGTAGAGGGCGGCGTAGCGGGCCCGGGAGAGGTCAGCCATCGAGCGGCCCCGCCCACTCCGGCCGCAGCCCGGGGACGATCCGGTCGCCGGCCAGCGGCACGAGCGTGACGTCGCGCTCGACGCCGGGCTCGAACCTGATCGCGGTGCCCGCGGGCACGTCCAGCCGCATCCCCCACGCCGCCTTCCTGTCGAACTCCAGCCCCGGGTTGACGGCGGCGAAGTGGTAGTGCGAGCCCACCTGGACCGGCCGGTCGGCCGTGTTGACCACGCGCAGCGTCACCCGTGGGCGCCCGGGGTTGAGCGGGTGGGAGCCGTCGGGGTGCGCGTACTCGCCGGGGATCACGGGATCGGCCTGTGCACGGTCACGAGCTTGGTGCCGTCGGGGAACGTGGCCTCGATCTGCACGCTCTCCAGCATCTCCGGCACGCCCTCCATGACGTCGGCGCGGGTCAGCACGGCGCGGCCGGTCTCCATGAGCTCGGCCACGGTGCGCCCGTCCCTGGCGCCCTCCATGAGGAACGAGGCGATGACGGCGGTGGCCTCGGGGTGGTTGAGCCGCAGGCCCCTGGCCTGGCGCTCGCGCGCCACCCCGGCGGCGACGTGGATGAGCAGCCGTTCCTGCTCGTGTGGGGTAAGCCGCATGGCCGGACCCTAGGAACCGGGGGTTTCGCCGCCGTTGCCGGGGGATGTCGTGTCTGTTTCGCGCTGCGGCGAAGGCGTACATGACGGGACATGTGCATTTGTGAAGATGCGGCAAAGGCGTATTAACGCCCGGGATCCACGCGCGAAACGCGCCGGGGTCACCTTTCTCGCAGAACCGTCGGCAGGAAGGAACCGCCGTGCGCATCTCCCGCCCGATTGTCTCAGCCGCCCTCGTCCTGGCCTTGGCGGCCTGCGGATCCGACGCCCAGCCGGCCGCGGAGCCCCAGGAGATCAAGGTCGGCCTCCTCCACTCGCTCAGCGGCACGATGGCGATCAGCGAGGTCACCGTACGCGACGCCGAACTGCTGGCCGTCGACGAGATCAACCGGGCGGGCGGGGTGCTCGGAAAGAAGCTCGTCCCCGTGGTCGAGGACGGGGCCTCCGACTGGCCCACCTTCGCCGAGAAGGCCACCAAGCTCATCAGGCAGGACAAGGTCGCCACCGTCTTCGGCGGCTGGACCTCCGCCAGCCGCAAGGCCATGCTCCCGGTCTTCGAGCGCTACAAGGCGCTGCTCTGGTATCCGGTGCAGTACGAGGGCCTGGAGAGCTCGCCGTACATCTTCTACACCGGCGCCACCACCAACCAGCAGATCATCCCCGGCCTCGACTACCTGAAGGAGCAGGGCAAGAAGAAGATCTTCCTGGTCGGCAGCGACTACGTCTTCCCGCGCACCGCCAACAAGATCATCAAGGCGTACGCGGCCGCCAACGGCATGGAGATCCTCGGCGAGGAGTACACCCCGCTCGGCCACACCGAGTACTCGACCCTCGTCAACAAGGTCGTCCAGGCCAGGCCGGACGTGGTGTTCAACACCCTCAACGGAGACAGCAACGTCGCCTTCTTCAAGCAGCTCAAGAGCGCCGGCGTGACCGCGGAGACGATGCCCGTGCTGTCGGTCAGCGTCGCCGAGGAGGAGGTCACCGGCATCGGCGTGGACAACATCGCCGGCCACCCGGTCGCCTGGAACTACTACCAGACCACCGAGACCCCGGCCAACGAGGCGTTCGTCAAGGCGTACAAGGCCAAGTACGGCGCCGCCAAGGTCACCTCCGACCCCATGGAGGCCGGCTACAACGCCGTCTACCTGTGGGCAGAGGCCGTCAGGAAGGCCGGCACCACCGAGGTCGAGGCGGTGAGGAAGGCCGCGCCCAGCATCTCCCTGGACCGCCCCGAAGGCAAGGTCACCATCGACGGCGACAACCAGCACACGTACAAGACCGCCCGCATCGGCATCATCCAGCCCGACGGGCTGATCAAGCAGGTGTGGGACTCCGGCGAGCCGATCAAGCCTGACCCGTACCTGAAGGCCTACCCGTGGGCGGCCGGGCTGGCGGCCTCCTGATGACGGCCGTCGTCAACCAGCTTCCCATCGGGCTGTCCATCGGGGCGGTGCTGCTGCTGGTCGCGCTCGGGCTGACGTTCACGTTCGGCCAGATGGGCGTGATCAACATGGCGCACGGAGAGTTCATCATGGCGGGCGCGTACACCGCGTTCCTGATCGGCGACCTTGTGCTCGCGCTCCCGGCGGCGTTCCTCGTCGCCGGGATCATGGGGCTGATCCTGGAGCGCGCGGCCGTCCGCCACTTCTACGGCCGGCCGCTGGACACGCTGCTGCTCACCTGGGGCGTCAGCCTGGTGCTGCAGCAGCTCGCCCGCGACCTGTTCGGCGCGCCGAACGTGCAGGTGCCCGCGCCCTCCTGGCTGGCCGGGGGCGTGGGCATCCTGCCCTACAACCGGCTGTTCATCATGGCGCTGGCCGTCGCCGGCGTGGTCGCGGTCTGGCTCTACCTCAACCGCACCGCGCTCGGCCGGCGCACGCAGGCGGTGGTGCAGAACCGGCGGCTGGCCGCGACCAGCGGGATCGACACCGGGCGGGTGGACATGCAGACGTTCTTCATCGGCTCGGGGCTGGCCGGGGTGGCCGGGGTGGCGCTCACCCTCATCGGGCCGGTCGGGCCGGGGCTCGGCACGTACTACATCGTGGACGCCTTCCTCGTCGTGGTCGCGGGCGGGCTCGGGCAGCTCCGAGGGGCGGTGCTCGCGGCGGCCGGGCTCGGCCTGCTCAACTCCTACGCCGAGTTCTGGTCGGACGCCTCGCTGGCGAAGGTGATCGTGTTCGCCGTGATCATCGCGTTCCTCCAGGTGCGCCCGCAGGGGATGTTCGTGCTCAGGTCGCGGGTGCTCACATGAGGGACCTGATCCGGCGCAACGTGCCGTTCGCCGTCGTCGCCGCGGTGGCGCTGGTCGCCGCGCCGCTGCTGCTGGAGCCGTTCCGGCTGGGCCTGCTGGCGAAGTACCTGTGCTACGCGATCGTCGCGCTCGGCATCGGGCTGGCGTGGGGCAAGGGCGGCATGCTCACCCTCGGCCAGGGCGTCTTCTTCGGGCTCGGCGGCTACGCGATGGCGATGTACCTCAAGCTCACCGAGGCCGGGCCCGGCGGGCTGCCGGACTTCATGGTGTGGAGCGGCGTGGAGGAGCTGCCGGCGCTGTGGGCGCCGTTCGCCAGCCCGGTCCTCGCGCTCGCGATGGCCGTGCTCGCGCCGGTGGCGCTCGCGGTGGTCCTCGGCACGCTGGTGTTCCGGCAGCGGGTGCGGGGGGCGTACTTCGCGATCCTCACCCAGGCGCTGGCCGCCGCCCTCGTCATCCTGCTGGTCGGGCAGCAGGGGCTGACCGGCGGCACGAACGGCATGACGAACTTCTTCGAGCTGTTCGGCCAGGACCTCGCCGAGGACTCCACGCAGCGCGGGCTCTACCTGGTGACGGCGGGCGTGCTCGGCGTCCTCTACCTGGCCACCCGGCAGCTCGTGAACAGCCGCTTCGGCCGGCTCCTGGTGGCGGTGCGGGACGGCGAGGACCGGGTGCGCTTCCTCGGCTACGACCCGGCCCTCGTCAAGACCGTCACCTTCGCGATCTCGGCCGGCATGGCGGGGCTGGCGGGCGCGCTGTTCGTGCCGGTCGTCGGCATCATCTCGCCCGCGCTGCTCGGCGTCGTGCCGTCGCTGGAGCTGGTGGTCGCGGTGGCGGTCGGCGGGCGGCACGCCCTGGCGGGGGCCGTGCTGGGCGCGGTCGTCATGGGCTACGCCAAGACCGCCTTCAGCGAGCGGTTCGCCGACGGCTGGCTCTATCTTCAGGGCGCGCTGTTCATCCTGGTCATGACCCTGGCGCCCAAGGGCATCGCCGGACTCCTCGGGAGGGTGCGCCGTG is part of the Nonomuraea coxensis DSM 45129 genome and encodes:
- the urtA gene encoding urea ABC transporter substrate-binding protein, with amino-acid sequence MRISRPIVSAALVLALAACGSDAQPAAEPQEIKVGLLHSLSGTMAISEVTVRDAELLAVDEINRAGGVLGKKLVPVVEDGASDWPTFAEKATKLIRQDKVATVFGGWTSASRKAMLPVFERYKALLWYPVQYEGLESSPYIFYTGATTNQQIIPGLDYLKEQGKKKIFLVGSDYVFPRTANKIIKAYAAANGMEILGEEYTPLGHTEYSTLVNKVVQARPDVVFNTLNGDSNVAFFKQLKSAGVTAETMPVLSVSVAEEEVTGIGVDNIAGHPVAWNYYQTTETPANEAFVKAYKAKYGAAKVTSDPMEAGYNAVYLWAEAVRKAGTTEVEAVRKAAPSISLDRPEGKVTIDGDNQHTYKTARIGIIQPDGLIKQVWDSGEPIKPDPYLKAYPWAAGLAAS
- the urtB gene encoding urea ABC transporter permease subunit UrtB yields the protein MTAVVNQLPIGLSIGAVLLLVALGLTFTFGQMGVINMAHGEFIMAGAYTAFLIGDLVLALPAAFLVAGIMGLILERAAVRHFYGRPLDTLLLTWGVSLVLQQLARDLFGAPNVQVPAPSWLAGGVGILPYNRLFIMALAVAGVVAVWLYLNRTALGRRTQAVVQNRRLAATSGIDTGRVDMQTFFIGSGLAGVAGVALTLIGPVGPGLGTYYIVDAFLVVVAGGLGQLRGAVLAAAGLGLLNSYAEFWSDASLAKVIVFAVIIAFLQVRPQGMFVLRSRVLT
- the urtC gene encoding urea ABC transporter permease subunit UrtC yields the protein MRDLIRRNVPFAVVAAVALVAAPLLLEPFRLGLLAKYLCYAIVALGIGLAWGKGGMLTLGQGVFFGLGGYAMAMYLKLTEAGPGGLPDFMVWSGVEELPALWAPFASPVLALAMAVLAPVALAVVLGTLVFRQRVRGAYFAILTQALAAALVILLVGQQGLTGGTNGMTNFFELFGQDLAEDSTQRGLYLVTAGVLGVLYLATRQLVNSRFGRLLVAVRDGEDRVRFLGYDPALVKTVTFAISAGMAGLAGALFVPVVGIISPALLGVVPSLELVVAVAVGGRHALAGAVLGAVVMGYAKTAFSERFADGWLYLQGALFILVMTLAPKGIAGLLGRVRRARTA